One Endozoicomonas gorgoniicola DNA window includes the following coding sequences:
- a CDS encoding YjiH family protein, producing the protein MKQFAALSTNNRQPYGLSEWMTFVIPSLLGVLLFITPVSAGEQFTIPVALLASALKSAIGDTLSPLITLIIIFTGLMTLATKAFKPGFISHSAFLSGLFDVSPVWCFVRLLGMVFAILSLFEMGPAAIWSEDTGGMVLFSLLPTLFSVFIFAGLLLPLLMNFGLLELLGSLMTKIMRPVFGLPGRAAIDCIASWLGDGSVGILMTSKQYETSHYTQREAAVIGTTFSAVSITFSLVVIAQVGLEHMFGPFYLTVCLAGIVAAIIVPKLPPLSNKKDLYISGEARKADSEVIPVGQSALSWGVSNAINKATEADNHPVKVFKDGLKNAIDMVFGVLPVVMGIGTVALILAEYTPVFDYLGMPFIPLLELLQIPEAELASRTMVVGFADMFVPSILAASIETEMTRFVIAALSLTQLIYLSEVGALLLGSKVPVSLGELFMIFILRTLVTLPVIAAMAHLFF; encoded by the coding sequence ATTTGTTATCCCTTCACTGCTCGGGGTTCTGTTATTCATCACTCCCGTCAGCGCCGGTGAACAGTTCACTATCCCTGTTGCACTGCTGGCATCCGCTTTAAAAAGTGCCATAGGCGACACCCTTTCGCCATTAATCACGCTGATTATTATCTTTACCGGATTAATGACACTCGCAACAAAAGCGTTCAAACCCGGTTTTATCAGCCATTCCGCATTCCTGTCAGGCCTGTTTGATGTCAGCCCTGTCTGGTGCTTTGTACGCCTTCTGGGCATGGTCTTTGCCATCCTCAGCCTGTTTGAAATGGGACCTGCTGCTATCTGGTCAGAAGACACTGGTGGTATGGTGCTGTTTAGTCTGTTGCCCACCTTGTTTTCTGTCTTTATTTTTGCCGGTCTGCTGTTGCCATTATTAATGAATTTTGGCCTGCTGGAACTGCTGGGGTCCCTGATGACAAAAATCATGAGACCGGTGTTTGGACTGCCGGGTCGTGCTGCTATTGACTGTATTGCCTCCTGGCTGGGCGACGGCAGTGTCGGTATTCTGATGACCAGTAAACAGTATGAAACCAGCCATTACACCCAGCGGGAAGCTGCCGTTATTGGCACGACATTCTCGGCCGTTTCCATTACCTTCTCTCTGGTGGTTATTGCTCAGGTGGGACTGGAACACATGTTTGGCCCTTTCTACCTGACAGTCTGCCTGGCAGGCATTGTGGCAGCCATCATCGTTCCAAAACTGCCCCCTCTGTCCAATAAGAAAGACCTGTACATTTCCGGCGAAGCACGTAAAGCAGACAGTGAAGTGATCCCTGTGGGCCAGAGCGCACTTTCCTGGGGCGTCAGCAATGCCATCAACAAAGCCACTGAAGCAGATAATCATCCTGTCAAAGTATTTAAAGACGGCTTAAAGAATGCCATCGACATGGTGTTTGGCGTGCTGCCAGTCGTGATGGGTATCGGTACTGTTGCCCTGATCCTTGCTGAATACACACCTGTTTTCGACTATCTGGGCATGCCTTTCATCCCGTTGCTGGAACTGCTGCAGATTCCAGAGGCAGAGCTGGCTTCCAGAACCATGGTGGTTGGCTTTGCAGATATGTTTGTTCCGTCCATTCTGGCTGCATCCATCGAAACAGAAATGACCCGGTTTGTGATTGCTGCTCTGTCCCTGACACAGCTGATCTATCTGTCTGAAGTCGGCGCTCTGCTGCTGGGTAGCAAGGTGCCTGTCTCCCTGGGTGAGCTGTTCATGATCTTTATCCTGAGAACCCTGGTCACCCTGCCAGTGATTGCAGCCATGGCTCACCTGTTCTTCTGA